Part of the Nerophis ophidion isolate RoL-2023_Sa linkage group LG11, RoL_Noph_v1.0, whole genome shotgun sequence genome is shown below.
GCATCTATAGTGGCCCTGAGCTATGGTAGGCATTTTACGTGTAAAAATTGAATGCTTTGACACGGTTCAGTTCTCCAGGAGATGGCTAGAGACACTTATGCTTGCTTGAGGGTAGTTGCTCTTTTGGTTGTTCAATGTGCGTTTATTTCTTcataatttttgtgtttgcaccGTTGATGTAGTTAATGTAAAGTAGGATTCAAGATTGCCATTACGTAGTTAACGCAGGTTTTGGGGCTCCTGACCGAGAGAAAAGGTTGATGCAAAATGGCTTCTCCAGAACTCAAGTAAGaacttttcttcctgtcacttacATATACCAGTGAACTGGAGAGTGACTCAAAGGTTGGACAAGTTAGTAAACAAGAGAAAAGAATTAGTAAAGATGCCAATTTGAAAATCAGTGGTGTCGTAACGCCTGTTTTGGGGGGGACAAAGCCTTcctaaaatattcttaagcccccAACAATAAtttggtgtttgttttttttaactgtcgaCAAAATCAATATCAAGTGTCATAATCTGAGTTAAAACAAACATTGTCATTATTCACTGAAATACAGAATGATTATAAATATTTCAGTtttcaaaaaaaatgtaaaaaaataatttcttaAGACTTTGCTACCATTTTGTGCTACATTTGCACACATCTCTTCGGGGCTAAGCTTCCTTTGTCCTTAAAAGCCAGTAATTATCAATGGAGCTCAGTCATCAAATAACTATTGGGCAActaagaaaaaaaatgatttcaCTAATgttaaaaactatttaaattttaaaaatgttgtattttaatttttgggggccGCTATCCCACACACACTAAGCACGGACATAGCCCCCTGGCTAGTCACGACTCGCTAGTAAGAAGCactgcaaatttaaaaaaaatatgggggGGGAAATATAATTGTGAAGCCGAATGTTCAGTGGGGAAATATTTTTTCCAACCAAATGAGCAAGATAAGTTCATCAACACGGACAAAAAGCCAGTaagccaaaatagttgggaagtgatggcaaaaaaaaaatgtttccaactGTAAAAAACGTTTTGCAATATTTTTGGAATGACAGTcaattttgtttttatgtttgtttccTTATTTAACATATTTGAGCATTCTTGACCTGAACAGTAAAAAGAATACCAATGCAAAAAGTTTATTAAAAAGggatacttgcattattattactattagatCTCAAATTAACGCTGTCAACAATATTGTTTATCGGCAATATATTATTTGGggttttttgtgcattatttgtgggATAATTTGTTATTGGCCCAGGCCCACGGACAGTCCCCGGCGTCAAAGCACCCACTATTCGCTCTTCCTGCCTAACAATGTCTACGACAAGTAATAACAAGTATTTGTATGCCCACCATATACTGGCACACTCGTGCTGACATCATCATGTGTCTAATTATAGGTTTGTGTCGGCAATATCCCAACTTTGCTCTACAGCTATGATACAAGATCTTTGTGTTAAAGAGGCTACTGTCAAAAAAATGATAAGATGACAAAATAGTACTGGTAACTGTAAAGCAACCTGAGTTCTAACGTTGCCTTCATTAATCGTCTTTCTCATGGAGAGAAGCATGCACACGCTTGCGCACATAAAAAGCAGTGAGAGCACTGCAGCAGGTGGTGAAGATGAAAAGCGCGATGGCGTCGTGAGCGAGATCGCCGTGGAGTCGCTCATAGAGCGGCCTCCGCTCGGTGAAGTCAATGCGCAGCGCTTCGATCTGCATCAGGGTGCACACCATCACGAACACGTGAAAGATTTGGTGGCCCTGCCCGATGAAGTCGCACTTTCCCGGGAACCAGCTCTCCGGGTGAGGCCAGGAGAAGAAATAGGCGCTGATTAGAAAAAAGAGCACATGGTAGAGGTGGTACGCCACAACTGCGTCGGAGCAGCCTTCCTGGTAGCAGGTGTAGATGCGGTGAACTACAGGGCTGATGTCCAAACAGTAAGCTAAGGCTGAGGGTACCACTTGGAAAAGCTTGTGAGTAAGCTTAGGGAGTGCAGGACTGGCATATTTGCCGTAGCAGCAGCCAAAGCATGTGAGCCAGGCCAAGAAAGCAGCCGCAGGTAAAAAGAGCCCTTGCACTCTGGTGTGCCAAGTTTCCTCGATGGCGTAGTAGTAGTGTGCCAGGGCGCTGCCGTACTGGTAGACGGCAACCCCTACATAATCCAGGAAGTAGAAGGTGTAGTGGGAAAGCTCGGACTTGGCAGACAAGAGATGAGCAAGCGCACTGAAGGAGAGGTAGGTGAAGGCCGCTAGGAGGATGATGAAGAGGGGCTGAGCGTGAGGGTCTCGCAAAAAATCCACCGTCTCTGAGATCTCCTGCCACTTAACCAAGATGACAAGGGCGGCCAACAGGTGGGTCCATACATTAATGGTCTCATTGTGCCTTTGGAAGAGGGTGAGGAAGTAGTAGCGCCAGCTTTGGTCGGGCTGCCTGTAACCGCTGAGGATGTGACGTTCTTGGAACACCCAGGGAACGTCGGACACCTTGACAGTGCAAGGCAGCGTGGGGAAGGCCGACTCCAGCAGCTGGGGGATCTGACGCAGCTGCTGTGCGTTGATAAACAGGCGGCCAATCTGCTCCATCACCACCGTCGCCATGGCAATCTACACGAAAGGGAAGATAGGGATGAGAAGCatgcaaaaaaaatgcattttttaaaaggtgttcattgtttgtttgatatagtaCTGCACGATTAATAGACATCAAGGTTTTAATTGGTGCTAGTACGTAACCGCAATAGGCTgaggtttttgttgtgttttttctccGCCGTCACTGGCATTTgagcgtagggctgggcgatatatctgtatactcaatatatcgtgggtttgtctccgtgtgatatagaaaatgactatatcgtgatatttgagtatatgttctcacgcagttgcttttagctctggcattacactacaggctctcctcgctctttcctgtctgtacttctcacagacagcaagtgcaccttcttacacacgtcacgtcatacgtcccataagtatacgccctcgcggagcagagaggtagcggcatgggtaacgttagctgtggtgctagcggagtggtaatacgagagagagaaggtgcgaatctggtaacaaatgaaggaagaattaattcccaagaaaaaccgcagggggtccatcatctagGTGTGGTTTGGcgtcaagtgggaatatgtcaaacagacaaccggaatttttcaagtgtggggcaaaatcgttgctataaaaagtaccattactgcaaatatgtagcatcatttgaaaagtcacctgctagagaatgaagagcgattctccgcatgtcaacatctccattcggtgccacaaacccacaccatcaaaatgccgaggcaaatatttccagatcaacaccgtatgaaaaatatagtgatttttttagttgtgatttccttctctgcatgaaactttaaaatgagcatatattaatgcagtataaacatGTTTGTTCtattgtagacacatagaatcatcatactggtgtgattatatgtatcaagtgttaattcaaggctgaggcaaaatatcgacatatatattgtgtatagctatatggtctaaaaatattgcgatattaaaaaaaggccatgtcgcccagccATATTTGAGTAACAGACATGTtggccaatcagaattgttgacCCTCACGTTTCACCCTCGCTTTTCTTACCCGCTTTAAACAGAAAGAAAGATGTCTCGCTCTATACATCGCTCTAAGAACCTGTGCGCCTTTATTTAACAGTTGAACTAACTGAACGCAGTTAGacctcttttcagtcattcacaatctttgtttcggtGGGTGGAGAGCGACTCAACGAGACCGCACTCACAGGCAGCAGACAAAGAGCCTCGCAACCCGCCATTCAAAAGTTCCGTACAGTAAAAAAATtaggaggaaaaaaatataatcataaaaccaaatgtcccgttgtgggaatatttcagcttcagATCGGATGGCAATGTGAGCACATCAACATGAACGAAAGAGCGAGAATGTCATGAACAAACAAAATTGACAACGTCCGACCTCGTTTTTACaactagggggaaaaaaagcacttTAAGATATTCAATATGCGAGTACATTTTTTGCTGACGGAAAGAAAGAGAGATCATTCATTTTTTTGGTTTGATAATGTATAAAGGATAACTAAAAGTTGTTTAGCCTTAATTttacaatggtaaacaattcaACAGTGATGACAAATAAAACACTTTCCTTTTAAATGATTACCTGCATTATTATTgtatataatgaatacattttaaacactgtatagtttttatGGATTATTTCTGATGTAGACGTAAGCTCTGAGTCTTTCTGCATGAAGCCAAATActcttaaaatgtaattattgcatagttctaatgtgtggcaccttgagacaagaatTCACAGTCACTGATTGACAGACTAAAAGTAACCAGTCTTCCTTCACTATATTTGTGCATTTATGcgtataaaatgtaaaaatcgcAAATTGAAAAACCTCAAttaggttgtttttttgttttttttctaaatcgtGCAGCCCTAGTTTGATGATAGAAAAACAATTTTGTGGAAAAGTAACAAGCATACATGCATAACGCTTTCACGGCTGATTTCATAAACTGATACGTTTGTGGTTATGCTTCATTGATGACAGTATTTTGTGAGCGCCGTTTTGTTGTAGTAAttctggcggtccttgaactcaccgtagttggtttacgtgtacaactttctccgtcgctgccacagaaaggcatgttttatgccattcctttgactcattttgtccaccaaatgttttatgttgtgcatgaatgcacaaaggtgagctttgttgatgttattgacttgcgtaaaagtgctaataatccatgctaacatgctatttaggctagctgtatgtacatattgcatcattatccctcaattgtaggtatatttgaattCATtgtatttcctttacttatgttttctgtgtatttaattttatatttgcatgtttcatgacacattatctgtatataatattggctgcatttttgaTTGTCGGCCGTGTTgttctaacctgactctcgctagatccttgtagttcgctgagctccacacaaggatctggccTCGAGGGCAATGCAAAATCcatcaaaatagcaaaaaataatgaaccaatcaggatcgccgggcgggatttaatagatgtgacgtagcgccgaagcgactgttttgattcaaacaacaatggtggCACGTGTGCTGACaatgattctgctattgcaactgttctgtcaaatctatcgaatattaattattcaaaagatgaacagagaaatattcgctctgtcgttatccaatatgtctgctgttctgttttggatttcccagcgtcactcttatcagcatcacgggttgatttcgatgtgagtggttgaagtagcacgtcattcaagataacgaacaagtggtttatccaatcacatacaatatatttttttatacaaggccctgccttctgaaatacatctcctattgagaagtctcCAATCCTAGTGTGGAGCTTAGCGAACTAcgaggatctggcgagagtcagatAAATTTTGTTTCAAactacagcaaacgttaccatgttgttccagaccacagcaaacgttactcagttcgcaaagattgtaataaatccattggaTGAAGACAGCCTGttctttcctttaacttgggccCACACTTCtatacctttggcagttttaagccaCTTATTTCCAGGAATTATCTCACCCTCTGTTACACTTCCGaaatgtgttgccctcattataacacttacataaggcttttaacttattgcggctccagacagatttgtttgtttgtatttttggtccaaaatggctctttcgaaATGTTGGGTTGCCAGTGAAAAGACCAGTGAAAAAATGGCCGCGTCTTTGCAGTACTTGGCAACGAACTGTCaatgagttccatccatccatccatccattttctaccgcctattctctttggagtcgcggggtgtCAATAAGTTCTTGACAATTTTTCTAATGATATTAAATTTGCTTAAATATGCTTATTTTGAGTggtaaagcaataaaaattggaAAATGTTACACTTGCAGGAGTCAGATTTACATAATAACACATTTATAAAGAATTGTTAGTGACtgagtctgtttttgtttatCCAAGATGTTGATGATTTTGTGTTTGCAACAGATGAATATGATAATACCGCTTCTGAGAGAACTCCTACTGACGAATAGGAGGAGAAGGTAAAggtaattctttttttttccatcattctattttctaccacttgtccctttttgattgattgattgattgattgattgattgatacttttgttagtagattgcacagttcagtaaatattccgtacaattgaccactaaatggtaacacccgaataagtttttcaacttgtttaagtcggggtccacgttaatcaattcatggtatctcagccgcatttgggcagaaggtggtttacaccctgaacaagtcaccaactcatcacagggccaacacagatagacaacattcacactcacattcacacacttgggccaatttagtgttgccaatcaatctatccccaggtgcatgtctttggaggtgggaggaagctggagtccCCAGAGGgaagatgcaaactccacacagaaagatcccgagcgcaggatcgaacccaggacattcatattgtgaggcagacgcactttttttcccccattttgcAATATTCCAAACATACTCAATGAATGAATGATGTCCGTTTAACGGATTCTGTCATCTTAGATCAACACCTCTTTGGACCTCAAGCAGGTCGTCTACAAGCCCGACAAGATAGAAAGAGATGAACTGGTTAAGACTTTCTTTGACGTGTTGAATATTATTCAGCAGTCATCTCCTACTTATCCTCCAACAGCAACCGCACGCCTTGAAAACGTTTAACAGCGGCACCATTTCCTACCTTTGGTCTAAACCTATCACAAGTATACACTCTACTTTCTAACGTGAGCCTCTAGTCTTTGTAAGCACATCAGTTTAGACCGCTACCTTATTGGATATCAACCAATTAAGGGGGGAGCAATTCATATTAATAAAGTTTAATATCAATAAAAGGATCTTGCGCTCAGTTTATGCGCTATGTTGTGCTCAAACTCAATTTccaattttgtgtgtgtgtgtgtgtgtgtgtgtgtgtgtgtgtgtgtgtgtgcgcgcgtgcgtgcgtgtgtgggtgcgtgcgtgcgtatttttacccttcttgagacagcaacaaggaaaagtaccttccatatgaggaccggtgaacaagtttggacctgcatctaatagagagccaaattccagagtctgtgaacattgctctaAAGTCAGGATTTTCTCTTGATTTTATgtgcacacaaaagtaaacattgataggtgcaaaggcagcaacatatgataaaacaaaacggcagctaaagaaggacttccctattcatccccgaaaaaacccgccaggtgaacagctgattttacaacTTCCGGTGCTGACATAAGACAACCCATATGTGactataggatgaacaaatacactatggTACTAAGACtgtagtggccattaacagttagcttctacagtaaaattatgattcgtcattattttgccaagtgaaattctgattattattatagtattgccgaaattttaaagttttcttctaaaattgtgacttttgtcgagtaaaattacaacttaccACTTTCAAAAGTATACCTGCACTTATTACTttcaaacaacaaacaaaattgTGGCTAATTCAGTaacaatcgtgttcccatgtttagtttttacaaatttttactaACTGTTTTTTATCTACTCTGCATTTTGTCCGTGTTATTATTATCAGGGTTTACCGCAgcactttgttgttaaggcgaccGCCTTatcaacaaagagccaccgcctaaactaaaatcttaacaaaaaaaaaagtcttaactgctctgcttagttctgcgtctgcctctgtcagtatgtctctcCAGCACTCAGCATTGTCCAGCCCGCAGAACCATCTGATTGAATACACGCCGAGCGagaacagccaatcagcagtgcatattcagagcggttACAGCCAATcatcagtgcgtattcagagcacatgtaacaTGGAGCGAGCAGAAAGGTTTTTTTAGCCGGaaatgcagcggactctccccaaatgataataaacacctcccagtcaactactagtaacgtcactatgagcccgttaacATTCTAGAAACAagcagcagctcagctcgctAATTAGCGTAAAGTTAGCTCACtgtacggtgtgtgtgtgtgtgtgtgtgtgtgtgtgtgtgtgtgtgtgtgtgtgtgtgtgtgtgtgtgtgtgtgtgtgtgtgtgtgtgacggacaacaaagccctgtctgtctgagagaaagacaagccaTATTGACTTACaattctaagttatttcactttacttttttctgtgttgattggcCTATGTCgaagcagcaaaaaacaacattatgttaaatgaagagtttctgtctctgatagttgatacaCTAATGTACCTGCAtgataaagcctacatgaactccatggtgttcagggatgaatagtatttccttttgcactattttttcagctatagttacattaccCATTAGTAATGTaccagcctagttttgaatggcagggtccctgctatcacatgttgataaaaatataacatttacaaaataaaaattaactacaggcttcccaaatgctgtaatgaaTCAGGCagataccccaaaagggacaagcggtagaaaaagatggatggagttgagcatatgtcagcatgtggccacactttcaattattttttcaaacgcttattgcaaacgcttacttacagtaagtcaataATTTGACTCAGccattattttagtatctcaggtaattaggactgttttgtttttactttatggaaaaaatattgagatatatatcgtatattgcaattcagcaaatggagcgaaAAACAATCAAAAGTTGTATGCTTCTTCACGCAACAAAGCCGGCCTtcgtcaccacagtctgtagtctattgtcccccaggctgtggtggcagtgaCGAAGTGGAGACGTGATgccgacaggccgagttacaccgatccttacacccacccaccccatTCCCCGGTCccctccccctggagagtcacaaccttaactaaaaaaaaatctgggggaaacactgattatttggttttatttagtttgcactttgtctgtattattactattatcattattatcgactcctctttgcctttttgtttttattttcctattttaatgatgttagatCTGTTGTTgctggggacaagtgttgtaaattagctttggctacaaacactatgatgcatacattggataactgtttcagatatctatgtttctgtatctgtccctatttcataCCACTGTTTCAGATATCTATGTCtctgtatctgtccctatttcataccaacctaaaataaaaataaaaaatatatatatattttcatgaaATTGCTACAACTTTAAGCATTTATTGTACTATCGTGACTGTTATTGaattaaaattccaacttttatcataatattgcaacaaatgttcagtttttcttgtaaaatgttgacttgcgctgagtaaaattacgactttaattgtaatactgccaacattctaagtgtttcttgtgaaattgtgacctttttcttgtaaaattccaactcatttttcacaagtttttttttttattggcatggtttgtatatatccatccatccattttctaccgcttattccctttcggggtcgcggggggcgctggcgcctatctcagctacaatcgggcggaaggcggggtacaccctggacaagtcgccagctcatcgcagggccaacacagatagacagacaacattcacactcacattcacacactagggccaattttagtgttgccaatcaacctatccccaggtgcatgtctttggaagtgggaggaagccggagtacccggagggaacccacgctttcacggggagaacatgcaaactccacacagaaagatcccgagcctggatttgaacccaggactgcaggaacttcgtattgtgaggcagacgcactaacccctctgccaccgtttgtatatattattgttgtaaattaccgctgggcgatatatcgatatacactaTATATCGCGGTTTTGtcgctgtgcgatatagaaaatgactacattgtgatattcgagcatacgttctcacgcagttgcttttagctgtgagcATTACATTACAGGTTGTTCTCACTCTTTCCTAAGTGATGTTCGATATTGGTGCTAGCGAGTGTATGGTGTAGCCAGGAatcgtggatgcattgcattctgggtaggtgttgtgctacgtttgtggtgtgttgcagggccgatgttctccagaagtgtgtttgtcatcgtttaatgtgggttcaGGGAGTGTGGCGCGTATTGGTAGGAGTGTGTAAGTGGTTTTATATCACAaacattagtgtgatctgtatggctgtggaacaagacccctggtttacacacagtaagcaAAAAAAATActcctccaccattttgaaaatgatggcaggagaagcgtcactcatgacgtcacaaatttgacccggcggtaaaagtaagcatgtgcttattaatttggggagcaagtttcacccggcagtaatttaaggcaggcgcatattacatgccgggctgctattcaaggaaatacggtatttggatttgataagagaatcgataaggaatcgtttcgataagaggattcgataatgggctcGGACTGGATTATTTCATATCAAAATTCATCCctactctttcctgtctctccttctcacagataaCAAGTgtactttcttacatacgtcacatacgtatacgccctcgcggagcagagaggtagcagcatgtgtaacgttagctgtgatgctagcagagccgtgcgagcggttttatgattgattgatttgagatacgcaccagcgaccccaaaagggaataagcggtagataatgggtggatggatgattgaaacttgtatttgtAGATTgcccagttcagtacatattccgtacaattgaccactaaatggtaacacctgaataagtttttcaacttgtttaagtagggttccacgtaaatcaattcatggtacaaatatatattatcatcataatacagtcatcacacaagttaatcatcagagtatacacattgaattatttacattatttacaatatgtAACACCATAACTGTCTCTGGAAATACCAGCCTTGCTTGTGAAGAATATTAATTGTTCCATTTACATTCGGGGTTTGTCGCCATATTAAACAATTAGTTCAATCCAACAAGCCAAAATAATGTTTTGCTTGATACTCGCATGCTTGAACAGTGAAATGTGAATCCGGGGGAtgggatgaggagggtttggttaatatcagtacttcagtcatcaacaattacatcatcagagaaatggacattgaaacagtgtaggtctgacttagtaggatatgtacaacgagcagagaacatagtgaattcagaaagcataagaacaagtacataaATTAGAaaatacactaaattggccctagtgtgtgaatgtgagtgtgaatgtctgtctatctgtgttggccctgcgatgaggtggcgacttgtccagggtgtaccccgccttcagcccgattgtagctgagataggcgccagcgccccccgtgaccccgaaagggaataagcggtagaaaatggatggatggatggatttggttatttacatttggttatttacaatccggggagatgggatgtggaggggggagggtgttagtaaagggttgaagttgccgggaggtgttgttttagtgtggttttgaagGAGTAGAgaaatgcacttacttttacacctgttgggaatgcattccacattgatgtggcatacaAGGAGaaggagttaagacctttgttagatcggaatctgggtttaacgcgGTTTGTGgactccccctggtgttgtggttatggcggtcatttacgttatggaagtagtttgacatgtacttcggtgtcAGGGAGGTGGTGCGGATTTTattgactaggctcagtgcaagctgtttgactctgtcctccaccctgagccagcccactttggagaagtgggttggattgaggtgtgatctgcggtggaggtctaaaagtaacctgactagcttgttctgg
Proteins encoded:
- the paqr7b gene encoding membrane progestin receptor alpha-B, with product MATVVMEQIGRLFINAQQLRQIPQLLESAFPTLPCTVKVSDVPWVFQERHILSGYRQPDQSWRYYFLTLFQRHNETINVWTHLLAALVILVKWQEISETVDFLRDPHAQPLFIILLAAFTYLSFSALAHLLSAKSELSHYTFYFLDYVGVAVYQYGSALAHYYYAIEETWHTRVQGLFLPAAAFLAWLTCFGCCYGKYASPALPKLTHKLFQVVPSALAYCLDISPVVHRIYTCYQEGCSDAVVAYHLYHVLFFLISAYFFSWPHPESWFPGKCDFIGQGHQIFHVFVMVCTLMQIEALRIDFTERRPLYERLHGDLAHDAIALFIFTTCCSALTAFYVRKRVHASLHEKDD